The Methanomicrobia archaeon region CAGGCGCTCAAATCTGCGTACCGCGGTTATCCCGCCGTGAACTACTGCGAAAAGCTTATATGCTCGCATTCCATTATCTAACACGTGGTGATTCTGATGGCTGAGGTCTCGCGAGCACCCTTGAACGGTTCGATTAGAAACAGTGAGATGGCATTAGCCGTTGAAACAGCGACGAAAACGCCGGAGCAGCTTCACGCCCGTGACCCGCTACCCGTTCCTGTAACCTTCCCTTTTGAATGGCGGCTTGGAGATGTCATGATAGCAACGATATTAAAAGCATCAGGAGCTGAACAGAACGTAGTGCAGAACGTGAACGAAGCGGCAAAGCAAAAGCCGGTAGTTTGTGCCATTTGTGGCAGTGCTCAAAGTGTTTGGTATCGGAAGGAATCGGGAACGGTAAGCCACGTTATATGCGAAGCTTGCGCTACCCGGTATGTGCATAAAGCGCGAGAACTGTCAGCTCGTCACTAACTATGCCGTTATTTAGCCAGTGTAAGTTAGATTATTTGTTCTGGTTTAGCTATCCGTAACACCCAGTGGCCGGGCGCGCGTTCACTCCGCGGATAGCCGCTTCATCTGCTCGATGAACGTATCGATATGAACCGCGGTAAGCGTTAGTATCTCCATTTTGCCGCTGGCTGTGAGATCGATGGCCACTTTCATGACCACTTCGTCGTTATCTGCTTTCAAGATATTCACGAAATCGTAGGGTCCAAAAAGCGCGTACTGGCTCAGGATATTCACGCCCAGCGACTCTACTCTTTTATTCACCGCATCGATACGCTC contains the following coding sequences:
- a CDS encoding GYD domain-containing protein, yielding MGVYVMLTKLTEKGRKVVKENPERIDAVNKRVESLGVNILSQYALFGPYDFVNILKADNDEVVMKVAIDLTASGKMEILTLTAVHIDTFIEQMKRLSAE